The window AAGCCTTTTTTAAGGCCTCTTGATTATCGGTCATGATAGAAAAATAGTCACGGTTTTTTTTCATATCCTCTTCCGTTCTGACTGATAAATTGTGAAGTGTAAGAGCTTCAGCACCAATTTCAGCTTGAACAATTTCAGTTAACTTTGAGCTAACATTCTGTTCAAAAAAGATATAGTTGCTATTCGTTTTCTTAGCTGCTTTGACAATTTCTTCAAGAGCTTTCTGTGAAGGCTCACTGGAAGTAGATAAACCGGATATACTGATTTGTTCTAAGCCGTAGCGTTTTTCCCAATAGCCATATGCTGCATGGGAAACAATAAATTCTTTATGTGCAGCCTGGTCAGCTAGTTCTAAGAAGCTGCTGTCCAATTCATCAAGCTTTTGTATTAAGGCTTCATAGTTCTTTTCAAAAGTAGCTTCATTTTCTGGGCTTTTTTCAACTAATGCATTTTTAATAGATTGTGCTAATTCTTTCGAATAGATAGGATCGAGCCAAACATGTGGATCAATATCACCATGCGAATGGCCATGCTCCTCTTCATGTCCTGCATCATGTTCTTCTTCATGACCATGATCTGAGTGGTCATCCAGTTCATCAAAATGAATAGACTCTCCGGTAGCTACCATGGTAACCTGTTCTTTTTCTAATGTATTTTTCGCCTTTTCGACAAAGCCTTCGAGTCCTAGACCTACGTATAAGAATAAGTCTGATTCAGCCAGTTTTATCATATCCTTTTGTGTAGGCTCAAATGTATGCTCATCTGCCCCCGGTGGATATATTGTTTCTACACTGACA of the Bacillus tuaregi genome contains:
- a CDS encoding metal ABC transporter solute-binding protein, Zn/Mn family, which translates into the protein MKKWILSLTAILTVSLFLAGCGDKQAETGNTDDNKPLTAYTTVYPLQFFTEEIGGEHVSVETIYPPGADEHTFEPTQKDMIKLAESDLFLYVGLGLEGFVEKAKNTLEKEQVTMVATGESIHFDELDDHSDHGHEEEHDAGHEEEHGHSHGDIDPHVWLDPIYSKELAQSIKNALVEKSPENEATFEKNYEALIQKLDELDSSFLELADQAAHKEFIVSHAAYGYWEKRYGLEQISISGLSTSSEPSQKALEEIVKAAKKTNSNYIFFEQNVSSKLTEIVQAEIGAEALTLHNLSVRTEEDMKKNRDYFSIMTDNQEALKKALQ